The Pseudofrankia sp. DC12 region CACTCCCCACTGGCTGCACGACGCCGCGACCCGGGCGCTCTCCCTCGTCGGAGACCTCGACGTGAACACTCCGTTCGGCGGCACCTACGTCCCTCTCAAGCACTACCGGCAGACCGATCAGGTGATGGCATTGATGATCGAGATTCGTCGAGACCTCTACATGACCGAACCCGGCGGCGCCGTCAATGCGGGTGTCGACACCGTCACGAGGGCACTCGCGACGCTTGTTGACACGGCAACGTCCGCTTAGGCCCAGGAGCGCCATAGGATTGCCCGTCAAGGCTTTCTGTCAGGCCCCAGGTGTCACGGCCGCGCCCGGACTCCAAGGAGGTTGGTCAGGCGGGCTCGCATGCGGTCGCGGCGCTGGTCAATGAAGTCCAGAAAGTCAGCGAGGCCGAGCGGCAGGCCGTCGAGGTCGTTGTAGGCCAGGTATTGCTTGCGCGCGGTCTCGGTCCAGTGCTTCTGCGCCAGCCACTCGGCCGGCAGCGTGGCGCTCTTCTGGATTCCGGGGATGGCGGCCTGCAGGTGCAGGTTCGGCAGCAGGTTGACGGCATCGACGTATGCCGGAATCTTGTCCGCCGCGATGCCGGCGTCCGCGAGCTGCTTGCGAGTGAACCGGGACTTGGGGAAGAAGTGGTCCTGGTGGTACTGGATCGTCAGGTCGTGGCCCGGATAGAGCAGCGCCAGGATCGCGAAGGTCCGCTGGTTACCATACTTCGCGCCGAGCAGGTCCTCGACCTCTGCCTCGTCGAAACTGAGCGATTTGCCGAGCGACGCCATCTCGCGCTCGATTTCCTCGACCGGGAATCCGCGCGCGCCGTGCTCCTCGATCGTCTGCCGGATCCGGGTCAGCAGCCCGTCGAGGCCCGAACCCCAGACGCCTCGCTTGAGCAGGGAACGGACGACCCAGTTCTGCAGCCGGGCACGGTCCGCTTCCTCCGTGACGGAGGTCCGATAGCTGTCGTCAAGACCGCGGTGCCGCAGATAGCAGGCGATCGGGATGATCACACTATCGGCGGTCAGCGTCTTGGCCTCGAAGCCGAAGGCGTGCAGCAACGTCGCGGCGAGAACCAGCCCGTCCTTGGTCTCGGACCACTGCGCCTCGACGGTCGCCATCTTCCGCGGTGTGAAGTTGCCGACTTTGAACTTGATGTCCCCGCCCGCGACCATCAGCGCGGTCTTGAGTGCCACGTCCTTACTGAAGTCGAACCGCCGCCCGCCACCGCTGTTCAGCTCCTTGACCAGTTCGCGGACCTCCTCGCGCGCGTCATAGGTCCTCCAGAGGTTCGTGGCGACCGTCAGGAGCAGGTCCGAATGGGACAGCGCCGTGCCGCCACTGTTGACCCGAACGAAGATGTCGACCACCTCGTCGGTGCTCTGCCCCGCGTCCAGCAGGTAGTAGTTGATCGACTGGGTCTTCCGCAACGCCTCGTACAGGGCGTAAAGGTTGTCGTAGGCGTGATCGTGGCCCAGATCGATCCCTCGCTTCTTCAGTTCGGCGATCATCGGCTTGCCACCATCCGGGAGGGTGAGCACGTCGCCGACGCGGAACCACTTGTCGGGTTCTCCGGCGGCGGGCTTGGCCTCGGCTGCGGTGAGGAAACGCAACTCGTAGTGCAGACCGAGGTCGTCGTCGTCCTTCGGCGCGGCGAGCAGGTCGAGGTAGAGCGCCTTCTTCGGGAACGCGTCCGGATGCGTCGCGAGCAGGTACTTCCGCTTCTCGGCGTGGGTGCCGTAGAGCGCGATGTTGAGCGCCGTCAGCCGCTGCTGCCCGTCGAGGATCGCCATGACGCCGTGGCCGGCCGGGACAGTCGCCTTCGTCGCGTAGGGCGCGTCCCTCTCGTGGTAGTGGGTGAGGAAGTCGTAGAAGGCGTAGTCCTTCGCGAACTCCGGCCTGACCTGCCAGAACAGGAACGAGCCGATCGGGTAGCCGCGCATCAGACTGTCGACCAGCCGGCGAATCTGGTCGGCGCTCCAGACGAACTCCCGCTGGATCGCGGGCAGCAGGTACTCCTTGTAATGGATCTTGGTAAGTACGTTCTCCGCCGTCACCGGTGTCTGGAAGGTCATGCGGGCACGCTCCTCGGGTTGCCGCGGGCGGCGCGCGGCCCGGTGACCGACGACCCCCAATCTACAAACGAGCAGATGATATTGCCCAGGTACGACAAAATAGTTGCCTTCCGTGCGCCGACGTCGTCCGTTGTTCGTCCCGTGCCAGTTCCCGTCTGGAGTCACGCGGGGCCCGCGTGCGAGGCATCGCCACGCGCTGCCGGGCCGAGTCGTTCCGCAACTACCGAAGCTTCACTCCGGCGTTCTCGGCGCGTGCCCGTAGCTGGTCGAGCGAGAGGCGCTGGCCATCGACTTCGGTGAGCCAGAGGTCCATGCCCTCCGGCTGGTCCGCCCGATGATCGCCTTGACTGCGAGCGATCCGACCATCCCGTCTTGGTATCCCATCGTGGGATGGGCCAGCCCCTTGACTGCACTCATTTGAGGCAGTGACCATGAGTAGCCGCAAGGTCTACGCGAGGGCAAGGTTTCCCCGATGGTCGATGAGGCGCCCGGTCCGGTGGTCGTTCCCGACGCGTTGTGGCAGAGGCCCGAGATGCTGTCGGCGTTGCGCAGGCGGGATATCGCGGAGGTGTTCGCGCTGGTCCGGCGGTATGCCGGGGCGAGCCAGTCGCGGATCGGTGCCGCGACGGGTTTCAGCCAGGGCCGGGTTAGCGCGATCATGAACGGCACCGGGCTCGTCGAGAAGCTGCAGGTCTTCGAGCGGATCGCCGACGGGCTCGGGATGCCGGACCAGGCCCGCATCACCCTCGGCCTCGCCCCTGTGCTCACAAGCGCCGCCGCGCCGGCCGATTCGAGCCAGACAGCCCTGCTGACCGCTAATGGCCTGCACGAGGTGGATGGAGGCCTCCAGGTGTCGGATCTTCTCTCGCTCGCGTGGGTCGCGGGCCGCCTCGATTCGCAGGTGGACCGCCGAACGATGCTGTTACTCGCAGCCGGTATGACGGGCGAGCTGGCAGCCGAGCCATGGGAACGGCTGTCCCGGGCGTTGACAGGTCCCGGTGGTCTCGACGAGGACGCGGTCGAACGGCTCGAAGCAAGGACGATCGGTTTCCACCGGCTGGAGTACACGGTTCCGGCCCGGGCGCTTTACCAGGCGCTGACGACACATCTCAACGAGCTGAGCGCGCTGCTGGCGGGAAACCCGCCATCCGGTCTGCGCCGCCGGCTCGCGGCGACCGCGGGCGAAGCGGCCACCCTGTGTTCGTGGCTTGCCTGGGATTTGAAGAAGCCGGCGAACTCGGCCGCGTTCGACCGGGTCGCCGCGCTGGCCGCCCGCGAGGCCGGACATCCGGTCATCGAGGCCTGCGCCTACGCGTACAAGTCCTACGCGGTGAGCGATCCGGCCGCAGCTGTCCGGCTCATCCGTCAGGCACAGGAATATCTGCCTCGCAAGGGCGACGACGCGACCCGCTCGTGGCTGATCTGCCGCGAGGCCGAAGAACTCGCCGCCCTCGGCGATCCGAACGCCAGCACGCTGCTCGCACGAGCCGAAGAGATCTACACCGCAGCCCGGCCCAACCGGGAGCGGGCCTGGACGCGGTTCTTCGACCCGGGCCGGTTCTCCGCGTTCCAGCTGACGACCTGGGTGCGGCTCGGCGACGAGCACCGGGTCCTCGCGGCCGGCCAGGCCGCGCTCGCAGCGGCCGACCAGGATCCCGGCTTCAAGCATGTCTCCCTCGTCTACGCCGACATCGCGCACGCCCAGCTCAGCCTCGGTGATGCAACCGAGGGTCTGACCTACGCCCGACGGGCGCTCGAGTCCGCGCAGCGCGCCGAGTCAACCTGGGGCCTGCGGCATCTGGCCCGGGTGGAAAGTGCGCTGACTGCCAGCCGTCACCCCGGCGCGCGGGAGATCCTGGCCGATATCGCGTCGGCACGGCTCAGCCAGCCTGGGTCTCCCGCCTGACCCATTCCGCGAAATCAGCCGTCACGGCCGTTACGGGCACCGCCAGGATCTGCGGAACCTCATACGAGTGCAGGCCACGCACACATTCAGCCAGCTCGTCGAAACGACCCACAGTCGTGATCATGTAGACGAGCCACTCGTCGGCCGTCTGTAGCGAGCCACGCCACCAGTAACGCGAGCTGATCCTGGTCACCATCTGCGTGCTCGCGGCCAGCCGACGGGCCAGAACAGCGGAACAGATCTCCTCCGCCTCCGTCCGGTCGGCGACCGTCACGTGAACCTCGACGAGATCTGGCACGCCGCCCATCCTCGCCGAACCGCCAGCCGCCGGTCGCCGTTCAGGACGTGTCCGCGTCGATGGTGGTCTCGGCCGCACCTGACGTGCTCGCGGGGATCAGGCCGTGAACAAGCGTCTCGACGTGCCGCTCGATGCGCCGCAGGACGACGAGGATCTCGACCTGCGGGTCCGTGACGACCGCGCGCGGCTCGGCCCCGTTCTCGGGAAGCGGCCGGCCCAGCGCGACGCACAGCAGGTAGTCGACCGGCCAGCCCAGCGCACGGCTGACCGCACCCAACGTCGCGTCCTGCACCCGACGCCCGCCACCACCCCGCTGCAACACCCGCACCGTCGCCACCGACACCCCGGCCAGGTCCGCGAGCTCCTGCTGGCCGACCCGTCCAGCCCTCATCCGGTCGTTGAGCGCCCGCGCGACGGCATGCCAGTTCTCCCGTGGCACGGGAACCGTCCCACCCTCGTCACCTGCCATTGAGCAACGATATCGACCACCGGAACAGGCAAGACCTTCACCAACCCCACCGCGCGCTTTTTATCCAAAGACGCTATCCAACCATTGGATAACCGCTCGACGAGCGCTCGCCAGACGGAGCATCGTAGCTGCATCGAGGCCAGCCGTAGCAGCGCCGGCCTGCACCAGGTCCTTTTGTCTTTCTGTCCGTGGCCTTGCCATGCCGTATTACGGGTGGTGCTTTCGTCATGCTGAGAATCAACGCCTACCGAGACGTTCCGCCGCGCTACGCCGGCAGCGTCGACCCGCGGCCCGGCTGGCCCGGGCTGCGTGACGTCAACGGGCCGGGCCGGCGCTGGGGGGCCGCCAGAGCTGGCAGCGGCCAGATCGCCGGCGCGCCCGGCCAGGTCGAGAGCGTGCCCGTCCCGTCGCCCGGCTCCAAGCCGCCGACCCGGACCGGCTGGGTCCCGGACCTCTCCGAATACGGCCCAGCGTGGGGTAGCGAAGAACCCACCCACGAAAACCCACCCGGCCAGACCGGGAACACTGGCCTCCCAGCGGTGCCCGCACCGATGACCGGGCCACCGGAGGGCGTCGCGCCGCTCGACGAGTTCGACCCACGCCAACTCGGCCCCTACGTCCTGCTCGGCCGGCTCGGCCACGGCGGCATGGGCAGCGTCTACCTCGCCGTCCGCCTCGGCCCCGCCCAGCCCGGCGGACGCCGCCTGGTCGCGATCAAGGTCATCCGAGCGGACCTCGCCGGCATCCCCGAATTCCGGGCCCGGTTCCTGCACGAAGCCCGAGCCGCCCAGCGCGTCGCCCGCTTCTGCACCGCCGCCGTCCTCGACGTCGACACCACCGGCACCCGCCCCTACCTCGTCACCGAATACATCGACGGCCCCACCCTGTCCGCCCACGTCCGCAGCCAGGGGCCACTACCCGCCGGTGACCTCGAATCGCTCGCACAAGCCCTCGCCACCGCGCTGCGCGCCATCCACACCGCCGGGGTCATCCATCGCGACCTGAAACCGAGCAACATCCTGCTGTCGCGCCTCGGCCCGCGGATCATCGACTTCGGCATCGCCCGCGCCCTGGACGCCACCACGATGCTCACCCAAGGCGCCATCGGCACCCCCTCTTACATGGCCCCCGAACAAGCCCTCGGCGACCCCGTGACCGAAGCCGCCGACATCCACGCCTGGGGCGCCGTCCTCCTCTACGCCGCCACCGGCCGCGCCCCCTTCGACGGCGGCTCACTGCCCCACATCCTGCGCCGCGTCACCACCGACACCCCCGACCTCACCGCCCTCCCCGACACCCTGCGGCCCCTCATAGCCCGCGCGACCTCCAAGAACCCCGCCGACCGCCCGACAGCCCCCGAACTCCTTGATCTTCTCCAGCGACTCCAAACCACCCGGACGTAACCGCTGGCATGAGCGTGACGATCTATTCGGTGTCTGGCGCCTCAGCCGGTGAGCTCCCGCGTGTTCGTCGGTCCCGGGTTGCCCCCGGTCCCCGGCCGCCACAGCGCCCGCCCGCCTCGCCCAGCCGGGTCACTGCGCCGTCACGTCGAGTACAGCACGTCTGCCGCCACGGATTGCTGTCACGAATACGGCCGATCTAGTCACGGATGGTCAGAGACCTTGCCAGAATGTTCCTGGGCGCGTCGGTGGGCGGGGGTGGGCATGACCGCTGGCATGGCCGGAGTCCAGAACCTTCGGGAGCTGTTCGAAAGCCGCATATACACGATCGACTACTACCAGCGCGAGTACTCGTGGCCCGAGAGCGACGTGCGTCGGCTCGTCAACGATCTATGGAGTGAGTTCTCCAAGACCTGGAACCCCGCCGCCGGTCGCAGGCGCCAGCTCGAGGTTGAGCCCTACTTTCTCGGGGCGTTCGTGTACCACGAGGAGTCGGACCGGACACGCTTCCTCGTGGACGGCCAGCAGCGGTTCACCACGCTTCACCTGATGTTCATCATCCTTCACCGGCTCGCGGTCGAGTACAGCGAGCACTCGACCGCGCGGGCGCTCAACGCGATGATCGAGCACCACCCGCCCGGCTCTGGAGCACAGTTCCGGATCCGGATCCACGCCGACGAGCGTGAGCGGCCGCTGCGTGCCCTTTACGAGAACAACCAGCGGTACCGGCTACCGCTAAATGCGTCGCTATCGCTGCGGAACCTCTGGGACCGCGGCCAGCAGCTCGACGCCCTTCTTCGCGACCGCCTGCACGACACCGCACTGCCCTACTTTGTCGACTGGATCCGCGACCGCGTGGTCATGGCCCCCATCCGAGCCGTCAACAGAGCACATGGTTTCAAGATCTTCGAGACCATGAACGACCGCGGCGCACGGCTGACCTCGGTCGACCTCGTCAAGAGCTTCCTGCTCTCCAGCGCTGGTGACCGTCAGGACGAGTTGAACGATGCCTGGCGGCAGATGCTCAACCGGCTGGGCTCCGCTCGGCAGGACCCAGACGTCCCGAAGAGGTTTCTTCGCGATGTACTCGTCGCCCAGCATGCTCATCTCGAAGGCGGAGCGCAGCACGAGGTCGAGGAGATTGATGGGAACCCGAACGCCTGGGTTCGGGAGAACACAGACCGCCTCCGACTGCAGAATGAGGATGACTACGCGGCGTTCATCAACAACCTGACCGCGATGGCTGGGTACTACCAGACGTTCTTGTCGGCGGCCGAGGCGCCGCGCGCCGAGTTCAAGCTCGAGAGCATCTACTACAACGCCGTCAATGGGCTGGAATGCCAGTACACGCTGCTGCTGGCCGCCGTCGCGCCCAGCGACGATCTCAGCTCGGTACGCGCCAAGGCACGGTTGCTGGCTAACTACATCGACCGCCGGTACGTGCTCCGTTCGATTGACGGTGATCACGTCGACGACTGGCACCTGTTCGAAGAGCTGAGCCCGTTGATACCGACGCTGCGCAGATGCGTGGACGTCACGGACGTCGGGAAGGCGCTTCACGACGCGATATCCGGCGAGGACGATCCCTTTACGGACTTGGAGGCCTTCGCCTTCCGTCGGAGCAATGCCGACCAGGTCCTGTACCTTCTGGCCCGCCTGATGTCCTACGTCGAGGAGCAGACAGACAAGCCGCACGACATCCGCGACTACCTGCAGGGGACCGGCCGCACTCCACAGCGGTGGCAGATTGAGCACCTCTGGCCGGTCACCTTCGACCCGAGTACCCAGAACCTCGGAGCACGCCACTTCGAGAAGCTACGTAACCAGATTGGCGCTCTCGTCCTGCTGCCCGCCAGCGACAACGCAAGTCTGAGCGACTTACCGTACAGCGAGAAGATCAAGCGTTACGTCCGCCAGCCGAACCTGGTCGCCATACTCAACCCAGAGCATCGCAGGAACTACACGCCGCAGCGACGATTCATCGAGTCGCATGGACTGGAGAAGACTTTCCGGTCATTCGGATCGAATCCCGACGTCGTCGAAACTGTTCGGGAGCGGTGCAAGCTCTATACGGCGCTCAGTGAGCGCATCTGGGATCCGGCTTCGCTCGGGTTCGGCCAGAAGCCAGCCGCAGTTCCGGACGCCGCCCCGCGCGTAACCGAAACCGAGCCCCGCGCTGGCCGCCAGCCGACGGCCCGCAAGACCAGGACTGCGGGAGGGAACACCGTGCTCGCGAAAATGGTGAAGGCAGGCGTCATCCAGGTCGGGCAGCCGCTGTTCATAAGCTACAACGGAACCAGCTACGAGGCGCAGGTCACTTCCAGAGGTCTGATCGAACTCTTCCCCGGGGTTACCCGTAGCTCACCCGACACGGCGCTGCAGGAGATCACCGGTGGTCGGCCGACACGCAAGGGAATGGACCTCTGGCAAGTCGAGGTCGATGGCAAACGAATCTCGCTAACCGAGTTGCGGACCAGAGCCGAGACGAACGGTGTAAAGCTTCGTTGACGACGGCGCAGCGGTGTTCGTGGAGGATCGGCATGGCGATGAAAGTCTGCGTGGGGAAGTACGCCTACCTCTGGGACGGAGCAGAACCGCTAGAGCCAGGCGACCGTGTGCTGCTACCGGAGAACTGGCTGAGCCGCACGATCAACGGCCCAGGACCCTTCGAAGATACCGTGACCAGCATCGGCAGCGACTACGACGGCCCGATCTCGCGGATCATCGCCAAGGTCGGCCACGACCCGGGCTAGCAGCCACCAAGGCCGTACACCCCGCCGATCTCGCTCGTGCACGAGGACCGATATCAGCGGCAGGTCGACGAATACAACCGACTGTATGCCGAGTGGCGCGAGCTTGTCGGTGGCAACGAGTCCGGTCCGGTGACCGTCGAGCGGGGCAGACGCGTCGCCTGCCCGAAATGCGGAGCGGAGGAGTCCAGCCCGTGCCTGAACGGAACGAAACCCCGTGCAGCCAACCACCAGGAACGCGTTCGACGGTTCCGAGACTGGATGGACGAAACCCGCCCCCGGTACCCGTGGCGCGGAGTGCGGTAGTGCACTTCCTGGGCCTCCCAGCCGGCGCTTGGACCGTTTGACTTCACCCGTGCAGTCGTGGCCCGTCAGCGCGTACCGCCGCGAAGCGGCGGACCAGCGCGTCGAATGGGCCGACACACGGCAGCTCTGTCAGCACGTCGCCACCAGCCCGCTCGCGCCGACGCCGGCGCCGACCAAGAACGACCAGGAACGACCAGGACTCGCTGTCCACCACCGGCTACAGCGCGAGCCCGCCGCTGTGCGGGACGAGGTCGCGGGCGTATTCGTAGGCGGCGTCGTCGGACGGATCTGCGGGGCGGTCGCCGAGGGCGTGGCGGGCGGGGTCGACCGAGCCCGGCTGGGCGGGGGTGCCGTAAGGAAGGCCGAGAACGTGGTGTCGATAGTGCTCGACGCGGTTGGCCGCCTCGTCCCACCCATGCGCCATGCGTCAGCCGCCTCGCGCATCGCATCGGGCCGCGCCGGCCTCCCGCGCAGAGACCACAAGCCGGTCAAAGTCGCTGCCGTACTAGGCCTGTTGTCTTGACGTTCCACGCGCTAAGTCCGCCAAAGTCCGCCGGCGCAGGTCAGGCCCGGCGAATCTCACCATTGATCAGGAGCGTGGATGCCACAAGGATGACTCCGTGAGCGAGCAACCGGTATTTGTCGATCCGTGGTGGGACCTCCGCTGCGGCAGCCCTACCGAACATCGGCAGCGCGAAGCCTTGGCGACAGAGCTTCGCAACGAGGTGGCAGCCGGCCACCCGCTGCACCGTGTGTCCTTCGAGGTGATCGCCCGATCGGAGGCCACGGACGACATCATCATCGAGCTGACAACCGGTGGCTGGGCCAAAGTGCATCTCACTTGGCAGGGCCCCGACAGACCTCCCTGGCCTACCACCACCATCTACAACGCCATCGGGGCCCTCGAAGAAGACCTCCGCCTGTCCCGGTGATCCTCCACGGCCTCCGTCGACCGGAAATTAGAAGGAGAGGCGCTCCGTCCACCGATGTAGCGCGCGTCCGTGCCGTCCGCCCGGCCAGCTCAGAGAGTCCGTGAACGTCGCCGGTCGTCCACAGCCGTCCGCCGGCCCGGGTATAGCGCCGGGGCTACGCCGGATCGCCTCGACGGAACGCACTTTGGACACGGGGACCCGACGCGCGGCGAGGCGGAACCTCTTGTTCCGTAGACCTCGGCCGCCCGTCCCGGACGGTTGCTGGTGGTCCAGGTCACGGGCTCCGCGCCGTTCACCAGCGTCCTTGGACGTCCCGCCGCAGTAAAGCGGCCGGCCCGAGGACAGTCACGGAACGTAGACCGGGCTGTCGTCGGCCCATGATCAGCCGCGCGAGCCGTCCTCGTCCTGCTGCCGATGTCACCCTGACAGGTCCCAGGCCATCGGTTCAGTAGCCGACGCTACGACCGGCGACCGACCTCGCCGCAACACCGCAGTGCCTGGAAGTGGCGACCTGCCGATTTGCCCTACTGCTCGTGGCTGACCGAGTCGTCTAGGTCCAACACTGCCACGTAAAGTGTTGATCTGCCGGCATTGGGTATGCCTAGGGGGTTGAGTGACGGGGGAGCGTGAGCCACCGAACCAGTGGCCACCGATGTGGACGCCCTCAGGTATCCCGTACGGCTCGCTCCATGCATCGGAGTCCAAACAGGCCTTCAGCATCGCCTTCACGCATGCGATCGCTGCGGCGGCACGATGCACGATCTCCGATTTGAGATCGGATGTGGAGACCGTTGACTACACGGTGCGGCAGGCGACCAGCCATCGGCGGTACACCTCGTCCATGGTTGACGTCCAGATGAAGTGCACGTCTCAGGACGTCCTCAAGGAGGATGGCGTCCACTGGTCGCTGTCACGCGATCACTACGATGGGCTTCGAGACCCTGACACCTACGCGAGGAAGATCCTTGTGGTCGTCCTCGTCCCCGCCGAGGTCAAGGAGTGGCTAGTCACCGAGCCGGAGCGCATGCTGCTTCATGGTCGGGCCTTCTGGACCTGCTTGGAGGGGCGCGAACCGATCACCTCGGCATCCAAAACGGTGGTGCTGCCGCGAGAAAATGTCTATGATGTCGAACAACTTCTCGGAATACTACAAAGAATAGGGAAGGGGGGCAAACCGTGAGTCTTGATTCAATCCCGGCCCAGGGCCTCGCTTCTCTTGAGATAAACCCAGATGATCTCGAATTCTTTCTCCGCACTCACGGTTGGCGGAGAATCGAGTACCAACCAAATAGAAGTGCCATCTGGGAAAATACTTCGCTGGATGCAAGTCTAATGGTTCCTCACAATAGGTCCTTCCGTGACTTCGAGATGCGGTTAAGAGATGCCCTTGAGGTAGTCTCGCTGGTTCACGAGATCAGCCAAGGTGAGCTGCCCATTCAAATTGCGCGCGCGCGAAATGACATCGTCTTCCTTCGGACCGATCAGACCGATGCCGATGGGTCGATTCCCCTGGGCGAGGCGCGAGCTCTTCTCGATGGCATCTCGCGCATCATGCTAGTGGCGGCATGTAGTGCGATTCGGCCACGCCCTTCCAATCCCGGGAAACGGCCTGGTGCGGCAACCGATTTTGTCATGAATGATCTGCGACTTGGCCACTTCATGCAGGATGGATTTATCCTTCCGATTTTCGTCCGGCACGAGGAACAAGCGGATTCTCTAGCTAGTCGTTTCGAACTCGACGTTGTACGTTCCGATCCGCCTGCCGGAGATTCTCCAGTAGCGTTCTCGCGTCACGTCGTCGAAACTCTGGCCAACGGTATCGCTGCTACGCGGGAGCTGCTTGATCCAGGCGGAGACATTTCTTTGGATGAAGCGGTCGAGCGTGGCGTGAGTGCCGAGATGGTCGAATCCGTCGGATCTATGGGGCGCCAGGAAGGCGTGCGCTCCATCGATCTCTCCTTCTTGTTCTCCGAATCGATTCCTTTCAACAGAGATATTCCGGCTCATGTTGAAGTTCCCCGACCTCGACTCGAACAGGTCGAGAAGGTTGTCGCGTCCCTTAAGAAACGCCCTCTCGTTGTTGCAAATGAGATCGTGGGGCAAGTGATCCGCTTGGAACGCGCAGACGGAAATGACGACGGGACGGTCGTCGTTGACGGGTTCCTGGGAAAAATTAGGAGGCGCGTAAAGATAAA contains the following coding sequences:
- a CDS encoding DUF262 domain-containing protein — encoded protein: MTFQTPVTAENVLTKIHYKEYLLPAIQREFVWSADQIRRLVDSLMRGYPIGSFLFWQVRPEFAKDYAFYDFLTHYHERDAPYATKATVPAGHGVMAILDGQQRLTALNIALYGTHAEKRKYLLATHPDAFPKKALYLDLLAAPKDDDDLGLHYELRFLTAAEAKPAAGEPDKWFRVGDVLTLPDGGKPMIAELKKRGIDLGHDHAYDNLYALYEALRKTQSINYYLLDAGQSTDEVVDIFVRVNSGGTALSHSDLLLTVATNLWRTYDAREEVRELVKELNSGGGRRFDFSKDVALKTALMVAGGDIKFKVGNFTPRKMATVEAQWSETKDGLVLAATLLHAFGFEAKTLTADSVIIPIACYLRHRGLDDSYRTSVTEEADRARLQNWVVRSLLKRGVWGSGLDGLLTRIRQTIEEHGARGFPVEEIEREMASLGKSLSFDEAEVEDLLGAKYGNQRTFAILALLYPGHDLTIQYHQDHFFPKSRFTRKQLADAGIAADKIPAYVDAVNLLPNLHLQAAIPGIQKSATLPAEWLAQKHWTETARKQYLAYNDLDGLPLGLADFLDFIDQRRDRMRARLTNLLGVRARP
- a CDS encoding helix-turn-helix domain-containing protein; the encoded protein is MVDEAPGPVVVPDALWQRPEMLSALRRRDIAEVFALVRRYAGASQSRIGAATGFSQGRVSAIMNGTGLVEKLQVFERIADGLGMPDQARITLGLAPVLTSAAAPADSSQTALLTANGLHEVDGGLQVSDLLSLAWVAGRLDSQVDRRTMLLLAAGMTGELAAEPWERLSRALTGPGGLDEDAVERLEARTIGFHRLEYTVPARALYQALTTHLNELSALLAGNPPSGLRRRLAATAGEAATLCSWLAWDLKKPANSAAFDRVAALAAREAGHPVIEACAYAYKSYAVSDPAAAVRLIRQAQEYLPRKGDDATRSWLICREAEELAALGDPNASTLLARAEEIYTAARPNRERAWTRFFDPGRFSAFQLTTWVRLGDEHRVLAAGQAALAAADQDPGFKHVSLVYADIAHAQLSLGDATEGLTYARRALESAQRAESTWGLRHLARVESALTASRHPGAREILADIASARLSQPGSPA
- the cutA gene encoding divalent-cation tolerance protein CutA; protein product: MPDLVEVHVTVADRTEAEEICSAVLARRLAASTQMVTRISSRYWWRGSLQTADEWLVYMITTVGRFDELAECVRGLHSYEVPQILAVPVTAVTADFAEWVRRETQAG
- a CDS encoding LacI family DNA-binding transcriptional regulator, with the protein product MAGDEGGTVPVPRENWHAVARALNDRMRAGRVGQQELADLAGVSVATVRVLQRGGGGRRVQDATLGAVSRALGWPVDYLLCVALGRPLPENGAEPRAVVTDPQVEILVVLRRIERHVETLVHGLIPASTSGAAETTIDADTS
- a CDS encoding serine/threonine-protein kinase, whose product is MLRINAYRDVPPRYAGSVDPRPGWPGLRDVNGPGRRWGAARAGSGQIAGAPGQVESVPVPSPGSKPPTRTGWVPDLSEYGPAWGSEEPTHENPPGQTGNTGLPAVPAPMTGPPEGVAPLDEFDPRQLGPYVLLGRLGHGGMGSVYLAVRLGPAQPGGRRLVAIKVIRADLAGIPEFRARFLHEARAAQRVARFCTAAVLDVDTTGTRPYLVTEYIDGPTLSAHVRSQGPLPAGDLESLAQALATALRAIHTAGVIHRDLKPSNILLSRLGPRIIDFGIARALDATTMLTQGAIGTPSYMAPEQALGDPVTEAADIHAWGAVLLYAATGRAPFDGGSLPHILRRVTTDTPDLTALPDTLRPLIARATSKNPADRPTAPELLDLLQRLQTTRT
- a CDS encoding DUF262 domain-containing protein; protein product: MTAGMAGVQNLRELFESRIYTIDYYQREYSWPESDVRRLVNDLWSEFSKTWNPAAGRRRQLEVEPYFLGAFVYHEESDRTRFLVDGQQRFTTLHLMFIILHRLAVEYSEHSTARALNAMIEHHPPGSGAQFRIRIHADERERPLRALYENNQRYRLPLNASLSLRNLWDRGQQLDALLRDRLHDTALPYFVDWIRDRVVMAPIRAVNRAHGFKIFETMNDRGARLTSVDLVKSFLLSSAGDRQDELNDAWRQMLNRLGSARQDPDVPKRFLRDVLVAQHAHLEGGAQHEVEEIDGNPNAWVRENTDRLRLQNEDDYAAFINNLTAMAGYYQTFLSAAEAPRAEFKLESIYYNAVNGLECQYTLLLAAVAPSDDLSSVRAKARLLANYIDRRYVLRSIDGDHVDDWHLFEELSPLIPTLRRCVDVTDVGKALHDAISGEDDPFTDLEAFAFRRSNADQVLYLLARLMSYVEEQTDKPHDIRDYLQGTGRTPQRWQIEHLWPVTFDPSTQNLGARHFEKLRNQIGALVLLPASDNASLSDLPYSEKIKRYVRQPNLVAILNPEHRRNYTPQRRFIESHGLEKTFRSFGSNPDVVETVRERCKLYTALSERIWDPASLGFGQKPAAVPDAAPRVTETEPRAGRQPTARKTRTAGGNTVLAKMVKAGVIQVGQPLFISYNGTSYEAQVTSRGLIELFPGVTRSSPDTALQEITGGRPTRKGMDLWQVEVDGKRISLTELRTRAETNGVKLR
- a CDS encoding DUF4365 domain-containing protein, producing MTGEREPPNQWPPMWTPSGIPYGSLHASESKQAFSIAFTHAIAAAARCTISDLRSDVETVDYTVRQATSHRRYTSSMVDVQMKCTSQDVLKEDGVHWSLSRDHYDGLRDPDTYARKILVVVLVPAEVKEWLVTEPERMLLHGRAFWTCLEGREPITSASKTVVLPRENVYDVEQLLGILQRIGKGGKP